One Oligoflexia bacterium DNA window includes the following coding sequences:
- the mpl gene encoding UDP-N-acetylmuramate:L-alanyl-gamma-D-glutamyl-meso-diaminopimelate ligase, whose product MNKNKETIYMMGICGTAMGSLAGLLRDMGYNVRGSDQNVYPPMSTKLKSLGIDIIEGYKPENLNPRPDKVIVGNVMSKTHAEVQALLDSKIPYTSLPKAMGEFLIKDRHSVVISGTHGKTTTTAIAAWVLEKAGLKPGFMIGGVPLNFPNTFSIGKGNYFVIEGDEYDTAFFDKVPKFIHYRPRSVILTSIEFDHADIYRDLDHVKDAFKMLLKLIPEDGHLIYQSEDENIKSILAETKCKNVQGYGVKSTDWQLGDIKWEEAYSQFDVIYQGKKIDTIKSNLFGEYNLLNALSVYALAYNLKLDLNKVREAFMSFKGVKRRQEIIGQPRHITIIDDFAHHPTAVRVTIGGVKKRFKKSRIIGVFEPRSATSRRRIFQDDFAKALSTADEVIVSVPYDQSKISETQRFNSDELINDIKKIKGDAHATLGHSPDEIISHLKTLAQPGDVILLMSNGGFGGIYQKLLKELI is encoded by the coding sequence ATGAACAAAAATAAAGAGACGATTTACATGATGGGTATTTGTGGTACGGCCATGGGTAGTCTTGCTGGATTACTTCGAGATATGGGCTACAATGTCAGAGGGAGTGATCAAAATGTTTATCCTCCCATGAGCACAAAATTAAAATCTTTAGGCATTGATATTATTGAAGGCTATAAGCCTGAGAATCTTAATCCACGCCCAGATAAAGTAATCGTTGGTAATGTTATGAGTAAAACTCATGCTGAAGTACAAGCACTTTTAGATAGTAAAATTCCCTACACAAGTCTCCCAAAGGCAATGGGTGAATTTCTTATTAAAGATCGTCACAGTGTTGTGATTTCAGGCACTCATGGAAAAACCACAACAACGGCAATTGCGGCATGGGTTTTAGAAAAAGCTGGGCTCAAGCCTGGTTTTATGATTGGTGGTGTACCGTTAAATTTTCCAAATACATTTTCAATTGGTAAGGGAAATTATTTTGTCATTGAAGGTGATGAATACGATACAGCTTTTTTTGATAAGGTTCCAAAATTTATTCATTATCGTCCTCGAAGTGTGATTTTAACGAGCATCGAATTTGATCACGCTGACATCTATCGAGATTTAGATCATGTTAAAGATGCCTTTAAAATGCTTTTAAAGCTTATTCCTGAAGACGGACATCTTATTTATCAATCTGAAGACGAGAATATTAAAAGTATTTTAGCAGAAACAAAATGTAAGAATGTTCAAGGATACGGGGTTAAATCAACAGATTGGCAACTTGGCGATATCAAATGGGAAGAAGCTTATTCTCAATTTGATGTAATCTATCAGGGTAAAAAAATAGATACGATAAAATCAAATCTATTTGGTGAATATAATTTGCTCAATGCTTTAAGTGTTTATGCTTTGGCTTATAATTTAAAGTTAGATCTAAATAAAGTACGAGAAGCATTTATGAGTTTTAAAGGAGTAAAAAGGCGACAAGAAATTATTGGTCAGCCCCGTCACATAACTATCATTGACGATTTTGCTCATCACCCCACAGCTGTTCGAGTGACCATTGGTGGAGTAAAGAAAAGATTTAAAAAATCACGCATTATTGGTGTTTTTGAACCACGTTCAGCCACTTCAAGGCGACGTATTTTTCAAGATGATTTTGCAAAAGCTCTGAGCACTGCAGATGAAGTGATTGTCTCTGTGCCCTATGATCAAAGTAAAATTTCTGAGACTCAGCGTTTTAATTCTGATGAGTTAATTAATGACATCAAAAAAATCAAAGGCGATGCTCATGCGACCCTTGGGCATTCACCTGATGAAATTATCAGCCATCTTAAAACCTTGGCCCAACCTGGGGATGTTATTTTATTAATGAGTAATGGTGGCTTTGGTGGAATTTATCAAAAGCTTCTTAAAGAATTGATCTGA
- a CDS encoding serine hydrolase, producing the protein MNEKNDFQNILNKIKKEKFPENIQITVYSKNKTVIRENLGKPYKYFDVSSLTKIMVTTPLIMKLVNDKKLNLNDRLEKYLGFLQGRAPGQIKIIDLLRHKSGLEWWRPYFKELMKCPVTSRVAVLKKIFAAEKVGRSEKCVYSDLDFILLGWVIEEILSLSLDEAAHEYIFKPLKMGNTRFLRCEFGKKSQFAPTGNDKRRGYICGEVDDDNCWAMGGVSGHAGLFSTMDDTLKFAVSIWNAYNGKSNKIFNAKLVKKFAQRSVSQSIGDWALGFMVPSRPVSTAGTKVSSNAFGHVGYTGTSIWIDVKRKAIVTVLANGSYPNRDNTRFGKLRKQLHDAIWELLDEQK; encoded by the coding sequence TGAAAAAAATGATTTTCAAAATATCCTTAATAAAATTAAAAAAGAAAAATTCCCCGAAAACATTCAAATTACTGTTTATTCAAAAAACAAAACCGTTATTCGAGAAAACTTAGGAAAGCCCTATAAGTATTTTGATGTTTCAAGTCTTACAAAAATCATGGTGACCACACCCTTAATCATGAAACTAGTTAATGATAAAAAACTTAACTTAAATGATCGATTAGAAAAGTATTTGGGTTTTCTTCAAGGGCGTGCTCCTGGGCAAATTAAAATTATTGATTTATTAAGACATAAATCAGGGCTTGAGTGGTGGAGACCCTACTTTAAAGAACTCATGAAATGTCCTGTTACGTCACGCGTTGCCGTTTTAAAAAAAATATTTGCTGCTGAGAAAGTTGGGCGCTCAGAAAAATGTGTCTATTCTGATTTAGATTTTATTTTGCTTGGCTGGGTGATTGAAGAAATATTAAGTCTTTCACTTGATGAAGCAGCTCATGAATATATTTTTAAGCCATTAAAAATGGGAAATACTCGATTTTTACGTTGTGAATTTGGAAAAAAGTCACAATTTGCTCCCACTGGTAATGACAAAAGGCGTGGGTATATTTGTGGTGAAGTAGACGATGATAATTGCTGGGCAATGGGTGGAGTATCAGGGCACGCAGGTTTGTTTTCTACTATGGATGACACTTTGAAATTTGCTGTGAGTATTTGGAATGCTTATAATGGTAAATCAAATAAAATATTTAATGCAAAGCTTGTTAAAAAATTCGCTCAACGCTCAGTCTCTCAAAGTATTGGTGATTGGGCTTTAGGGTTTATGGTACCGAGTAGACCCGTGAGCACAGCGGGGACTAAAGTATCTTCTAATGCCTTTGGCCACGTTGGTTACACCGGCACCAGCATTTGGATAGATGTGAAACGTAAAGCCATAGTTACGGTATTAGCAAACGGAAGTTACCCTAATAGAGACAACACTCGTTTTGGAAAATTAAGAAAACAACTTCATGATGCCATATGGGAATTACTTGATGAACAAAAATAA
- the mutS gene encoding DNA mismatch repair protein MutS: METPKLTPLMQQYWDIKNQHTDKILLFRMGDFYEMFFDDAIKAAPLLNIALTSRNKTQGNDTPMCGVPHHSIGSHINKLLRAGLKVAICDQVEDAKDAKTIVKRAVTRVVTPGIVYDPETLDSASTNFVATILSHGDELYSLACVDASTGEVLEGEGLSLGELSTWIQKLSPQEYLIDEKITLPFTLSGVITNRSRLKGQSASDFLIQYVKEMQGPDVVKTLRVPQPLQKDFLKISATTIRHLELFKTSEGEKEGSLFSTIDCTKSPMGARVLKKRLACPFLSSKEINTQLDLVNYFYENEVVRKNLRQNLALIGDLERKVAKLSNPLCNARDLQALAKALTQVISILSEEYAKEYLSWNYLNKNLDQDLKLDSNSSSQEIKVASNISSRILETLQDELPHSTKEGSLIKPGINSTLDEYVVLSTHAQTLLSELEAKERKNSGIQSLKVKYNSVFGYSLEITKANLEKVPAHFVRRQTLAQAERFVTTELSDLEQKILSSQQKRCDLEYQLFSDLKQLALSQAISFLNLSTLIAQIDLSQGFAHLAYERRYVRPQFIEGQLKIIQSRHPVLEQIMSEPFIPNDIYLNQGQCLLLTGPNMAGKSTLMRQTALTAILAQSGSFVPAAKAFIPLFDHIFTRIGASDNLSRGLSTFMVEMTETAEIIKDATPKSLVILDEIGRGTSTYDGMSLAQSVLEYFLSNISCFTFFATHYHELTELDKDFKNLLNGHMSIQEFKGQLVFLRKLVSGAANRSYGIDVAKQAGLPKQVTDRAQMILKGLVVKSKQIHQTKQLNLLEQMDVHDNDSSSSNSSSNDTGILAENEMLILKVNELQRLNEKFKVVINSMHETKVESLTPLDALNRFAQIQKTINAKDLS, encoded by the coding sequence ATGGAAACCCCCAAATTAACACCTCTCATGCAGCAATACTGGGATATCAAAAACCAGCATACCGATAAGATTTTACTTTTTCGGATGGGGGATTTTTATGAAATGTTTTTTGATGATGCCATAAAAGCAGCTCCACTTCTTAATATCGCACTCACTTCACGAAATAAAACTCAAGGCAATGACACCCCCATGTGTGGTGTTCCTCATCATTCAATCGGCTCTCATATTAATAAGCTTTTAAGAGCAGGGCTCAAAGTTGCTATTTGTGATCAAGTTGAAGATGCAAAAGATGCAAAAACAATTGTCAAACGAGCTGTTACTCGAGTTGTTACACCCGGTATTGTCTATGACCCTGAGACTTTAGATAGTGCTTCTACTAATTTTGTAGCGACAATACTTAGTCATGGCGATGAGTTGTATTCGCTAGCCTGTGTTGATGCTTCAACTGGTGAGGTATTAGAAGGTGAGGGATTATCATTAGGGGAACTCTCTACCTGGATTCAAAAATTATCGCCTCAAGAATATTTAATTGATGAAAAAATAACTCTTCCATTTACATTAAGCGGTGTCATAACAAATAGAAGTCGCCTAAAGGGTCAGTCAGCGTCAGATTTTCTCATCCAATATGTTAAAGAAATGCAAGGGCCTGATGTCGTAAAAACTTTACGTGTACCTCAGCCTCTACAAAAAGATTTTTTAAAAATCTCTGCAACGACCATCAGGCATTTAGAATTATTTAAAACCAGTGAAGGTGAAAAAGAGGGCAGTCTTTTTTCAACTATTGATTGCACAAAGTCACCCATGGGGGCTCGGGTATTAAAGAAAAGACTGGCTTGCCCGTTTTTAAGTTCAAAAGAAATAAATACACAATTAGATCTTGTGAATTACTTTTATGAAAATGAAGTTGTCAGAAAAAATCTTAGGCAAAATCTAGCTCTGATTGGTGATTTAGAACGTAAGGTTGCAAAACTTAGCAATCCACTTTGTAATGCCCGTGATCTTCAAGCTTTAGCAAAAGCACTTACGCAAGTTATAAGTATTTTATCTGAAGAATATGCCAAGGAGTATTTATCGTGGAATTATTTAAATAAAAATTTAGATCAAGACCTTAAATTAGATAGTAATAGCTCATCGCAAGAAATTAAAGTTGCAAGTAATATTTCATCTCGCATTTTAGAAACACTTCAAGATGAACTTCCACATTCGACTAAAGAAGGTTCGCTGATTAAGCCGGGCATTAATTCAACACTTGATGAGTATGTGGTACTCTCAACTCATGCACAGACTTTACTTTCTGAGTTAGAAGCAAAAGAACGTAAAAACTCAGGAATTCAAAGTTTAAAAGTAAAGTATAATTCTGTGTTTGGTTATTCTCTTGAAATTACAAAGGCCAATCTTGAAAAAGTACCTGCTCATTTTGTGAGACGACAAACCCTTGCGCAAGCAGAGCGTTTTGTAACGACTGAATTGAGTGATTTAGAACAAAAGATATTAAGCAGCCAACAAAAGAGATGTGATCTTGAATATCAATTATTTTCTGATCTCAAACAGTTAGCATTATCTCAAGCCATTTCATTTTTAAATCTTTCAACTTTAATTGCTCAGATTGATCTAAGCCAAGGGTTTGCTCATCTTGCTTATGAAAGGCGTTACGTAAGACCGCAATTTATTGAGGGGCAACTCAAAATCATACAATCCAGGCACCCGGTGTTAGAGCAAATTATGAGTGAGCCTTTTATTCCAAATGATATTTATTTAAATCAAGGGCAATGTCTTTTACTTACTGGCCCTAATATGGCAGGTAAAAGCACACTCATGCGACAAACTGCTTTAACAGCAATTCTTGCTCAGTCAGGTTCTTTTGTTCCTGCGGCAAAAGCATTTATCCCTCTTTTTGATCATATTTTCACACGTATTGGAGCGAGTGATAATTTAAGTCGTGGTCTTTCAACATTTATGGTTGAGATGACTGAAACTGCAGAAATTATAAAAGATGCGACTCCAAAATCTTTGGTTATTTTAGATGAGATCGGTCGTGGCACCAGCACTTATGATGGAATGAGTTTGGCCCAATCTGTTTTAGAATATTTTTTAAGTAACATAAGTTGTTTTACATTTTTTGCTACCCATTATCATGAACTCACTGAGCTTGATAAAGATTTTAAAAATTTATTAAACGGGCATATGTCGATCCAAGAATTCAAAGGCCAATTGGTGTTCTTAAGAAAACTTGTTTCAGGTGCAGCAAATCGAAGTTACGGTATTGATGTGGCAAAACAAGCTGGGCTTCCAAAACAAGTCACCGATCGAGCTCAGATGATATTAAAAGGACTCGTTGTAAAATCTAAGCAGATTCATCAAACAAAGCAGCTCAATTTACTTGAACAGATGGATGTTCACGATAATGACAGCAGCAGCAGCAACAGCAGTAGCAACGACACCGGAATCTTGGCTGAGAATGAAATGCTCATCTTAAAAGTAAATGAACTTCAAAGACTTAATGAAAAATTTAAAGTGGTCATTAATTCTATGCATG